The following DNA comes from Cherax quadricarinatus isolate ZL_2023a unplaced genomic scaffold, ASM3850222v1 Contig5678, whole genome shotgun sequence.
cggattaattgtatttacattatttcttatggagaaaattgattcgcaaatcgtaaatatcgtttatagtagctcctccaggaacggattaattacgaaaaacgagggaccactataTAAAAGTTTGTGTTTATTCTATACATATATGATGTACTTAATGATATTGGGTACATGTATTGTATATTGTTACAGTGTTTtaagatttatttttatttttatatattatactgTAATATATTATAAAATGTAATTAATATAGTATTACATTTTACTTAATGTCCTTCATCCTGACATTATTTCTTTTCCATTGTTTACAGTTGGAATATATGGATCTTGATGAATTTTTGAATGAAAATGGTATCCCTGTTGAAGAAAATGCAAAAGTTAATGCTGGAAACCGCAGTGTTAGCAGCAATGGGAATGTTGATCCCAATAAcagtacaagcagcagcagtagcagcagcagtagcagcagcagcagcagcagcagcagcagcagcaggagtagcagtagcagtagcagcagtactagcaatagtactagtaacagtacaaATAGCAGCCTTTCTCCTGAGGCTCCCTCCTCTCCTGACAATGCTCATATGGGGTCAGGAATGAGTGTAGTGCTCCAAGCACCTTCAGGCTTGGCTGCTCTCCCAGCTGCCCCTATCACAGTGGCTCCCCCTGCCCTCTCTCCACAAGACTATTCTGGTGATGGTTACTCTTCCTCATCAGAATCTCCTGACCCCCACTCTCCTTCCCTTCAGGTCCATGAATCAGGTAAATACAATATTCTGCCCAGCTACTTCTTATCTTTTACTAATTATCTTTCATATTCAGTAATGTTAATCCTACAATACATTTTTGCCTTTTATTGCTTTACAGAATAATACATATTTGCAAGAAATTAAATGTAAATGTGTTTAAGCTAAAAACCATTTAATtctcattattattttatatatatatatatatatatatatatatatatatatatatatatatatatatatatatatatatatatatatatatatatatatatatatatatatatatatatatatatatatatatatatatatatatatatatatatatatatatatatttatttatatttaattaCACTGCCTTGTTACTGAATAAAGAGGACCATGGTGTATATTTCCACGAGTCACTAAAAGTAACAAGTGGGAGCAGCCAAGAAAAGAAATTCTTAAGTGCAGGAATAATTAAGTGTAAATTTTAATATGAAGAAAATAATCTTCCAGCTTTATAAATCCCCAGCAGCCTT
Coding sequences within:
- the LOC128698940 gene encoding uncharacterized protein, with product MDLDEFLNENGIPVEENAKVNAGNRSVSSNGNVDPNNSTSSSSSSSSSSSSSSSSSSSRSSSSSSSSTSNSTSNSTNSSLSPEAPSSPDNAHMGSGMSVVLQAPSGLAALPAAPITVAPPALSPQDYSGDGYSSSSESPDPHSPSLQVHESDQARASQGREIESVKLNTKDDALALNIITGATAQPPPGSDKFVPCIDFHISPNDLALATVPGQDFDPRTRCFSEEELKPQPMIKKSRKQVRIVWELICLVKLPCTGWSV